In Juglans microcarpa x Juglans regia isolate MS1-56 chromosome 1S, Jm3101_v1.0, whole genome shotgun sequence, the genomic stretch TAAAGGGCAGTTAAGAACAGTATCTGACATTGACCAGGAAGCCGCTCGAATGAGAAACAATGTTGTGGCAAATCTTGCCAATGAAATTGATATTACAATTGAAAATCTCAATGAACTGCAGTACAAATACAATGAAAAGACGATGTCCTTAAGTAGGATCCTTGTGGAGAAAGACAAGCTACACTCTGCATTTCTTGAAGGTTTGCTCCTACACTTGCTTTGTTTGTTGATACATGCTCGTTTACTGCACCTGTTACTGTCTGGtcaaaatttcctttttttttggcTGATGCTTAGCAAACCGATATGATATAAACATATGTGGTGCCTTCGTTCCCAATAGTCTTGATGAATGTTCAATGTACTTATTCCTTACTGCTGGATTTGGACTAACTGATCGATCATAAGAGCTATGATTGTCTGtaacataaaaggaaagaagTTGTTCAAGGTTACACTTTGAAATAAGTTAGTAGTGTTCAGCCCAAGGAATGAGTCGATCACAAAATCCTGCCCCTCATGTTAGATATTGTTAATACTATCATAATTTTGCATGACAAACTAATCGTGTTTAACTGTTTGATTTATCAGAAACAAGGAAGATGCAGCGGCTTGCACGAGATAATGTTCGAAGGATATTTGAGGAACAAGAAAAACTGAATTACGAATTGGAGgctaagaaaaagaaacttgatTCCTGGAGCAAAGAGTTGAACAAACGTGAAGCACTAACTGAGCTTGAGAGACAAAAGCTGgatgaggatttgaaaaaggtgataTGTGGATGTGGCATTTCCAAAgtgtcaatttttatttttttgttagcaAGAAGTTTTAACATTCGATTTCACTTGCTTCCCAGCTGGATAATAACTCTTGGTAGTTTTAGATGTACTTGATTTAGATGAACTTGCTCATGATTTGAGCTATGTTCCTTTGGGCGCTTGTCGCGTGCTGGAAGTAGGGACCAATTTAgcatttttttccctatttaTGCACGTTTTATCTTCACGTCCTATGTGATGGTACGTTTACTGTtgatataaatatgtatagcagtatgtatgtatgtatgtatatctctatatattactacttataaaaaaaaaaaaatatctatatattactGCCCCAATTATCTTTTAGTTCAATCTAATCAAAACTACTAGTGCTGGCTTatttggaataaataaatagattttggAGAAGCTGTTTGAAGTGCTGCATGcaaattcattttctttgatgatGTACATGATGCTTCATGCTGAATACTGATATTGATTTTTGGTTGTTCTAGCATGATGTGAGGAACAATTCTCTTCAATTGGCTTCCATGGAGCAAAAAAAGGCTGATGAGAATGTCTTAAGGCTGGTTGAAGAGCAAAAGGTCTGGCCTAGTTAGGTTTTAACTAGTCTGTCGCATGCACTCTTTAAGAGTAGCTCTTTTTCTTACTCtttctatataatttattaatcagAATCGTAAATTTTCAGAGGGAGAAAGAGGAGGCCCTTAATAAGATACTTCAGTTGGAAAAACAGCTGGATGATAAACAGAAGTTGGAAATGGAAATTGAAGAGATAAAAGGGAAACTGCAGGTGATGAAGCATcttggagatgaagatgatgcaGCAATTCAGAAGAAGATGGAGGAAATGAATGatgaattgaaagaaaaatttgaagatCTGAATGATATGGAATCCATGAATCAAGTTCTTATTACAAAAGAGCGAGAGAGCAATGATGAGCTACAAGAAGCTCGCAAACAATTAATTGCggtatgatttttatttttatttttattttttgctgcATATGTTTGGCTATATGCATGGGTCTGGGTGTTTGGGGACCTTATACATGTAAGAGAAGTCACTAGTTGAAGATTGTGCTGGAAAGCGATTGAGTCATTTTTTCAAGTCTCGCATAAGAATCAAGAACCACCGATCAAAATGCCCCAATTGAGAAATCTCTAAAAGCAGAAGTGGATGCCGTCAATGGATTAAGACATTGCTTTATCTCTTAATAGAAATCTCTAAAGGCATGTTGCTTTTCTGGCGAGGAAACAAAAACTAATGTTGCCTTAATAGATTGCATGCTTTTGTTTGGTCACTGTATAAAACAAGATATTCACATCCAATTGATAGCAGTTATGTGAGTTAATAGGTGTAATCCcatgtatacatcctgtgtacttgggctatgctatctttatatcaataaaatatcttcttacttataaaaaaaaaaaaagttatgtgaGCTAAATCTTCTATGTTTTCGTGAAATGACAATCAAAGTTTAAGGAATGGGCACAGACTATGTCTAATTGTATAGCCCGAAAGACCGTCATGGCATCTAATGgacaaaaaagttaaaattcatAACCTCCTAGAGATGAATATGCCTGCAAGCATGCCTGAtgctaaaatgatttttttttttttttaaaaaaaaagacttacaTTAAAAAGTAATGGAAGatgctttccttttttttttttttttctttagggCTTGATGGATATGCTGAGTGGTCGCACTAATATTGGAATAAAGAGAATGGGTGAAATTGATCAGAAGCCATTTCAGAATACATGTAAGCAGCGCTTTTCCCTTGAGGAAGCAAATTTTCAGGCCTCAACACTATGCTCCCTATGGGAGGAGAATCTGAAAGATCCAAATTGGCATCCTTTTAAAGTTGTTGTCATCAATGGGACTGCCCAggtatattcttttaatattgcTAAGCCTCtcatactcataaaaaaaaaaaaaaaaaattaaagcctGTCATTCTTCTATTTCATGTACACAGATTTGTTATGAGCTTGTGGGAATTCACggtatcatttataatatatagttgcATACGTTGTTATTTTAAGAGGCATGaatcaaaattatcttataaatgtATGAATTCTGCTTACAAGTTCATGATGGGCAATCTGCCTCCTACatgtttatataatttttttcccttatgtGGAATGTCCTTTTAGGCCTGCTTAACTGACCAAAGAAGTCATTCATGTTGGTTTATCTGAATAAACCCGTCCCAAATTGCCTAGGTCTTGAAAGATTAATCActtgtttcaatttttgtaaTGCAGGAATTTGtaaatgaagaagatgagaagctTCGAAATCTCAAACAAGAGTGGGGGGATGATATATACACGGCTGTCATTATCGCACTGAAAGAGATCAATGAGTATAATCCAAGTGGCAGATACGTCATATCTGAGCTCTGGAACttcaaagaagaaaggaaagccACATTAAAGGAGGTCATCAGTTACATCATGAAGAATATCAAGACACTGAAGCGCAAGAGACAGTGAGGCAGAGGTTagtaattttttcatatatattaatgaacTGTTTGTTAAGTGCTGTGTTGAAATACTAAGCTCCAACTGAAATACTGTGATTGTGTTGCCAAACAAGCTTGAAAGATAATGGGCTTAAGTATCTGTCAAGAAACGTGGTTAACTTTCATTACAAAGACGAGATGATAGAGCggttatttttgtttagttcAATCTAAACATGAGAGTACACTTGCATATAAGGATCAAATGGCAGGAAAAACATCTTTTTGATTAGTCAAATGACAGGAAAAAATACAAACGACCCCAATCAGTTCAATATTTGCCATTTAGTGTTAGTATGATTTGGTTTAGCTTATTAACatatatgttttcttttatgGCCAATCATCTTGAATCGTACATATATGAAATTCTTAAACAATTTAAGTTATGAATAAGGGGTAACAACTTCTACGTCATTTCAAGTTTTGTCAGCAATagtaaaattaatgaaaaatatttttgtcatgtcattagatataataaaatcatttaaacgaTTGTACAGTAACTGTTACTTCCAGATACAATTAAGcaaattgaattttaaatttatttatcttttttatatgtaattggCTATTAATTTATTGATGTACGTATTGCATCAACCCTTGCCTTATTGTTTCGTTTGATGTATTATATCCCAATGCTGAATTCTGACAGCTTCGAACCATTAAACTAAAAGTTATAGAACATAACAAATGGGTTTGCTTTTATAACGTATGGATTTCACACATGTTACTTTTGATGGTTACAAGGGGCTGTCTGGGTGCAATGGTATAGACTTGGCAACtgtaaaaagaatggaagaGTGGGACCATATCCAACCCACCCCCTTAGAACCCACCCCTCTTGAGTGGGATCAGCGCTGGATAACAACCCTTTTAGTTCATTTTAATGGTctactttgaaattttgaatattaacaCATCGTGTTGAAATTTCATGAGCTGCTGTTTCTTGATTTTAATGCTAATGAATGCAGGAAAATTTGGGAGGTGGAATTCCAAGAGGGAGTTTAAGGTCACGGCCGCTGTCATAAcaacttgtttttattttaatggcCTATATCATAAGTCAGCTAGATGCATAGCTCATTTTGTATTTGAACTTGGATTCCATTTTCTGCTATGAATTGTGAACTTATATCGGATGAAATTTCTTTAGTTAACGTAGTTTCATAACCAacattatgataaaaaaatttactatttcCAGCCGAAGAAGGGATTCTTCTGGATTGGCCTTGCTTCAGCTAATGTGGATGATTAAAGAGCTTTCCGGATTGACCTTAATCTGGATTTGGTCAAATCCGTCACTAGTTTTGATTAAACTTGTCCTATGCTTaggaaatgaaaaatgttatctatacttataattttgcTTATATAACCCTACGGGTTGATATGCCAactattgaaaattttgtaaattttaaaatttgaaattaaaattaaaatctataaatagtaactgatgaaaagaatttttttttgcaacgaATGCTATCACGttctaaagtttttatttttattttaaaaaaacactttcaCAATTTCCTTTCTAAGTAATACTACGTACAAGCTTTTCagactttataaaaaatgaatctcGCTATAAAGAGAGTAGGATTTTGTAGTTTGTACACTTTTACGGTAGAGTCTATTTTAGGGCAAGACGGAGGCTCCTAAAAGGAAGGTTCTAAGAAATTATTCAAGCTCTGGCATATTTGAAGCTTAAAACTATACTCGCACAATCAAAACTCAAGAGGTAACAATTAAACACTTTCCCATGAAACAGCAAATACATGAAATTCCGTAGAAAAGCTCGACACTCATTAGTAAGGTGACAAGATAAATGTGAGATTCAGTTGAATTTTCAACAGATCAACCTTACTGAACAAAGCCTAGAATCAACCATTGTTACTAAAGAAGAAATTCCAAATGAGTAAAAACAAGctgcaaaaaaagaaacaaattcatCGATGGAAATGTACCACaaatttacaaaagaaaacgGAAATGTAGACTAGAGAGAGTGGGAGACAGACAGAGAGTTGATGGGTCctctttagagagagagagagagagagagagaggcacaaCTTTAACAGCGATGCAACAAAGCCATTCATAACCTCTTTCAATCGTACAGCAATATGCAAATCAACACATAATCAGTGACAGAACCAAAGAGCAGTGGACTAAACAGAGGATGAAACCCCCCCCATTATCTCTTCAGAATTCATACTAATGGCAAAAGCAGTTGATTTAACTTCTCTAGAATGTTTTTACTTCCAATTGGAGTAAACAGGGATGTCCTTCGTAGTCAAGGGTATTTATCAGAGCTATATACGCTACTGTGATGCAGAATGTTGAGGTGACAATCATGAATTGCATTTACGGCAACAAACCGCTCAAACTGGCAGTCCTGCTTAAAAAGCTAAAGTCAAGATGAAACATTCTTTGATGAGTGAtgagattcaaaaaaaaaatagtcaagaAAAAGCATGATCAGACGGATATTTGCAATATAATTTCCATCATATATTGCGTGATAGCCACAACCATTTAAAGAACTCTCATTTCAAAACCTCCTgatgcttttttttctttcatctctcaAATCGAGTGGATATTTATTTCTGTTCATACTCGACAGCAATACCTAATTATTGGAAACAGTGGCATATTAGCCtctcttgttcttttctctctcttttttgtaattccttaattgttcaatatgcgaGCAAACTATCCATGGTTCGACGTATGCAATACTTAGTCTCTCCACTTCCAACAATTGCAGAAGCTTGTTCAATTCACCCACCATCAAAGCTATTGAAGAACCTCTTCAGATGCTTCATTGTTTGATATCACAAAGGATCAAAATGTAATGTCATAAGCAGAAGTTTGTGAAATAATAAAAAcgaataacaaaaaatataattatcttATGATGCCATATAATAGTTAAAGAACACCATGTCCCGACAATCATGTTGCACTTACTGAATCATGCCATGTTGGGCACACAGAATACCAGAATGGTTAACAAGAGTGTATAACCTAAAATTAACTCCTGAAAGAAATCAAGACACAGAACTAGCAAGTCTTAAATTACAGAAAGATGTGTGCCTGCATCTACAATGTTCAAATAGCACCACAAGAATGCCTGCATCTACAATGTTCCAAAGCTCAAAACCATTAATTCGATGTTAAAGTAATAGCTCATATGTGCAAGCACTTAAGCTGCTCGTGATACGCATTACTTATGATTTCGATGTACATagcaaataaaaggaaaaaagatgcATTATGCCAAGAGTTTCTCTTGTATTGAGAAAGATGGTCTGTTACCCTAATGGTGAGTaaatatatgtgaatagtaaatCTTGAATAGAATATTCCATTGTGCTATAACCAGAAACATACAGAATGAGGTGACTCTTGCTCTTTTGGATGCGTCTTCTTCCATTGGTGAACAACCATTAAAAATGTTTGTATGTTGTTAGCCCTTTAGCCTTCAGGAAAGAGTTGGGGAGAAAAAAGATTTTAAGCAACTCACAACTAGCAGTTGTAAGAGATTGTTCCAAGAATATAGGAACGAGGCATGATCAAACTTTATCACACAGATCCAAGGCAAGGGAAGTAGCTAAAACAATAATTATGTATCAGCTTACCTTAAGTTACAGAATTAAAATAACTGCTTCAGCTTGACGTTTTAGGAAtacctcaaaaatttaaaactaggATGACATCACCATCAAACGATCCTAGAAAAAACTTACTTCTGAACCCAGGATcatccatttttcaaatttaatcagAACAATCATGCATAATATTATCACATGCCCGATGTAAAACAAGAAGTTCTTCAATAAATCCATCAAGACAGAAATAAATGGGAAGTTTTACATGCTCAGAAAACAGTGCAGAAAGGAAAACAATGAGAACATCACAAGCCCTGAAAAATGAACACAACAGTCAAAGTATGACGCCCCAAGTAGCTTTAACTTGTAGAAGATGTTTCACCGCCTAATCCTAAATCAAACGACTCCATTTTCATTAATAAACATCAAAACCACGTAGCATCATTCCCTTTGTTAAGTTAAAACCAAAAACAGTATTCTTTCTTATGAAGCGGAATCTTGGAGACCGTGTAAACGCACTAAGTGATTTAGCCGATAAACTCCAGACCCAACTAACCGTCCGACATCAGTAAACCAAAACACGGTAATTGCTAGAAGTGTTAAGGCAATAAGAAAAGTTGTGAAGAAGCACACAATAACTATCCAATATAAAATATCCCTAAAATTAAGAAACTTTGTTGCCAAAAAGTGCACAGTTATGATGTGTATATATGAGACAAACATACAGCTAAAACCACATGATTCTAATCTCTTCATCTCttgcttatttatttttgtttctcttttcaaaGAGTATTCTGTCCATTCTCGACACCTAAACCGTACAATACACCAGCATACTTCTCCAGGGAACCGCTAAAGAAATTATCCTTCAACTTCCTGAAGGCACACGACGTGAGCAAACTATCCGAACCCGCCTGGTGACAAACCCCGACTCGCTCCACCTCCAACAACTCTGCCAACTTATTCAACCCACCGTGCAAACTATTGCAAAACTTCATCAAGTGCTTGATATCATACACCGTCGGAAAATACATGTTAATCAAATTAAAGAACT encodes the following:
- the LOC121246862 gene encoding factor of DNA methylation 1, translating into MEYSSEESDISESEINDYIGKPYEQLRVGKYKVKGLNGTLRCPFCAGKKKQDYKYKDLLQHASGVGKGSANRSGKQKANHLALAKYLETDLASEVDQVQQPVLPQTVTQPSKQDDLYVWPWMGIVVNIICSPTDRKTFHGSEYWLKRFSKFKPLEVHIFSDENELNARAVVKFNNDWNGFMNATEFEKSFETEHCSKKDWNAQKAHLGSNTYGWCARADDFDAEGPIGAFLRDKGQLRTVSDIDQEAARMRNNVVANLANEIDITIENLNELQYKYNEKTMSLSRILVEKDKLHSAFLEETRKMQRLARDNVRRIFEEQEKLNYELEAKKKKLDSWSKELNKREALTELERQKLDEDLKKHDVRNNSLQLASMEQKKADENVLRLVEEQKREKEEALNKILQLEKQLDDKQKLEMEIEEIKGKLQVMKHLGDEDDAAIQKKMEEMNDELKEKFEDLNDMESMNQVLITKERESNDELQEARKQLIAGLMDMLSGRTNIGIKRMGEIDQKPFQNTCKQRFSLEEANFQASTLCSLWEENLKDPNWHPFKVVVINGTAQEFVNEEDEKLRNLKQEWGDDIYTAVIIALKEINEYNPSGRYVISELWNFKEERKATLKEVISYIMKNIKTLKRKRQ